Genomic window (Chthonomonas sp.):
CAGCAGCGGCATCGTGTTTTGCGTCGCCAGGCTCAGGCTGTTGGCCTCGTTCACTTGGTCCTCGGGCACCAATCGGCTGATGCTCGCATTTTTGGCGGGAATGAAGAACGCGTTGACCACCGAAAGCAACGCCGCGACGACAAAGATTTCTGGGACCGTGAGGCCGGAGAGAAGCTGCTTTGCCGCCGCGATCAGCAAGACCACGGTGCTGGCCACATCGCAGAAAATGAGGATGCGGCGGCGGTCCAGCCGGTCGGCAATGACCCCCGCGTAGGGGCTCAGCACGATGTAGGGAAGACCCTGCACCAGCATCACCAAGCTCACGATGCGGGTGTCCTTGGTTAGGTGGTCCACCATGAACCCGAACAGCAAAAAGTAGAACGAATCGCCGAGCTGCGAGATGAGCTGCCCCAACCAAAGATTGCGAAAGTTTCGGTTTTGGAGGACGCGCCACTGCACAAAGTTAAAGCTACCAGGAAAGTCTGCCGATAACCCAAGTGGTGATCGTGGTGAATGCCGAAACCAGCTACTGGGCTCAGTGGGGCCTCGCGGAGGATCCTTTTGCACAAGGGTACGACCGCCGTTTTGTGCGCCTGACCAACTCGCTGGAGAACGCGCTCACGCTCCTCTACTTCACCGTCCAGCGCAATCGCGGCGCGGCTTGCGTCACCGGCGAAACGGGATCGGGCAAGTCCACGCTCTTGCATCACCTCAAACAAGTTCTCGTCGAAGAAGGCGCGCAAGTTCTGGCGTTTTCGTTGCGCGGCCTGACCCCGGTCCAGTTGCTGAGAACGATTCTGCAAGGACTTGGCTGCCCGGCTATCGCCGACGACGTGCAATTGCTGCGGCAAGCCGTGCACCTCGAGCTTTTTGAGCGCGCAGAGCGCGGCCCGCGTACGATTTTGATGCTCGACGACGTGGACGCCGTCGAAGACCCGGCGATTCTGGGGCTGCTCGACGAGCTGACCAAGGCTCGCGTGGGCAGCAAGTACCTGATCAATTGCATCCTGGCGGGCGGCTCTACGCTGGTGCGCAACCTCTCGATTCACCCCGAGTTTTTCACGCGCCTCGCCTTCCAAGTCCAACTCGCGCCGCTGACCGCGGCCGAGGCGAGCGACCTCATTCGCGACCGCTTCGCGGCGGCCGGGTGGAAAGGCGAATCGTTCCCGATCTCGGTTGAGGCGGTCGAGTTGCTTCACCAAAAGGCCGCGGGAAATCCGGGCCGCATCTGCCAATGGCTGCACCAAGCCATGGCCAACGAACTCTGCGCCCGTGCGGGCGTGGTTGACCCCTTTTACCTCTATCAAGTTTTTAGTCACGGAGAAACAGCCGCATGAACCTATTCCAACGAATCTTTCACCACCTCGATGAGCTTCACGATTACAGCCCCACGCCGGCGCGGAAGTTCAGCCCCAAATTTGATGCCACCCCGACGACGAATCCGGTGGCGATTGAACCTGAAGCAACCCCTATGGAGACTGTAATGACCTCGATTAACGCCGACGTGAGCGAGACGATCACCACCACCGACCGAACGGACCGCCTGATTCAGGATGCTATCCGCGCGGCGGGCGTCTACGACACAACAAAACCGACCCAACCGATAAATAGTGCAATCGTTGAGGCTACTTCTCCGTCTTTAGGAACGGAGACCATGGATTCGGTCAGTACAACACAGGATGTCGAGACCTCGGCAGCGGGCACGAATGCGCTTCAAATGGGGCGGATTTTGCTGGAACTTGACCTCTCGCCCGAGCAATCCATGCAGCTCTTTTCGGCCACCCTCGCGACCAAGCAGTCGATCATGACGCTGGAAGAAGTCGCCGAGATGCTTCGTCTTGAAACGTTTGAAGTCGCCCAACTCACCCGCCAAGGGCAGTTGCCCGGGTTTGTGGCGGGCGCGAATCTCCGCTACCGCCGCACGGATGTAGAGGCCTTTGTCGCCTCGCAACTGCACGCCATGCGCACCGAAACCACCCCTCAAAATCATGTCGCGTAAACAAGGTTCAACTCTCGGAATTGATATCGGGCACTCGGCCATTAAGGTGGCCATGGTCGAACCGACGAGCCTCGGTTGGAAGGTCTCCTCGGCGTACACCGTTGACACGCCCATGGGCGCCGTCGTCGATGGCGTGGTGGTGGACGTCCCGCTGGTGGGCGGCATTCTCCGCGCCCTGCTTAAGGACAACAACCTCGCTGGTCGGCTGGTGAACCTCTCGGTGGCTTCGGCCACGGTGGTGGTGCGAACCGTGGCGATGCCGAAGATGACCGCCGAACTCCTGCAGAAATCCATTCGCTTTGAAGCCGGGCGCTACATCCCGAACTCGATTGAAGACAGCTACGTGGAGTTCGAGATCCTCGGCGATCTCGACGAGACGCAGATGGAAGTCATGCTCGTCGCGGCCCCCCGCGACCTCGTGAATTCACGTATCGCGGCGTGCGAAGCGGCCGGCCTTGAGGTCGAAGCCGTGGACCTTGAGCCGTTCGCCGTCTACCGCGCGCTCATCGAGTCGGACAGCCTTTACAATTGGGAAGAAAAGACGTTCGCCCTGGTGGACCTCGGTGCCCGCACGACCAACGTGAGCGTGGTCAGCAAGGGCCGGTTCATGCTCACTCGCACGATTCCGCAAGGTAGCAACGCACTTTCCGATGCGCTCGCGAACTTCTTTAAGCTCTCGCGCGAAGATGCCGAATCGGGCAAGGCTCAGCTGGATATCTCGCCGCTGGCAGGAGACGCCGTTGTGGAAGCTGCGCCGCTTCGCGTGCTGCAGCCGCACCTCGAAGAAACTCTGCGCGAACTTCGCCGCAGCCTGAACTTCTTCACCACCCAGGCCACCGAGGCCGGTACCCCGGAAGCGGTGACGCACATGGTGTTGACTGGTGGCGGCGCCGAACTGGGCGGCCTCACCGAGTACCTCAGCGCCAAGCTGGGGCTGAAAGCCTTGAAGATTGGAGTGATGGACAACCCCCGATTCACGTCGGGAGTGAGCCACGACCTTGGGTCGGGTAGCAACTTCACCGTTGCATCCGGGTTGGCGATGAAGTCCAACGAGCCCGCCGCTTAACCTTATGCCAAACATTAACCTCATTCGCGAACAACGCATTCTGGTCCGGGCCCAGCGTCGCAAGACGAAGCTGGTGTCGGCGGGCGCCCTCGGCATTTCCGTGCTGGCGCTTGGCTTCCTCGGCATGCAATGGATGAATCTCTCCGGCAAGCGCGCCGCTCTGGTGGATGCAAAACAAAAGCACGAGCGCATTTATCCGAAGGTCGAGCAAATTGACGAACTCACCGCTCTGGTGGGCAAGCTCGAACCCAAGATGCAGAATCTCGACGATTCGCAGCGAGCCACGAAGCGCTGGTTTAGAATCCTGAACCACCTCGCCAAGAACACGCCGCCCGACGCCTGGTTGACGCAGATTCGCTCGACGCAGACCATGGCGACCGAGCCGGTCGCGTTGACGATTCAAGGCATCAGCGGGGGGCAAGGTTCGGCCGCGGACATGATGAACCGTCTGCAAGCGAGCACCGATTACGAAGGCGTGGTGCTGAACTACACCAACGAAGAAGTTTCGACCGACCGAACGGGCATTAAGTTTGAGCTCACCGCGCGGGTCGCGGGAACAGCTCAACCGAAGCCGAAGGAAGAGGAGGAAAAGGCATGAAGAACACGTCCAACCCCACAATGATCGCGGTCTTGGCAGGCGTGGTGGTCCTCGGCTCCATCGCCGGTGCCATCAGCTTTATGGGCGACGCGGGCAAGAACGATCGCGAAGCCAAGGCTTTGCTCTCGCAGATTCGCGAAGAAGCGACGGTGGATCGCGAACTCGCGGCCATCAACGAGCGGCTGCAACTTTGTAACAAGCGCCTGGAGCACATTGTTGACGAGCGACCGGAAGTCGCGGTCTCGGGTTTGATGACCCGCCTCGAGCAAACCGGTATCGCCAACGGCCTCATCGTCACGGGCGTGCGCCCCAAGGACGACGCCAACAAGCCGGCGCCGAACCAGGGCAAGGAAGGCGACAAGCCGGTTCGCAAGGATTACGACGATCAGCTGATCGAGGTGAAGGGTTCGGGCGAGTACATTTCCGCGCGTCGCTTCATCGAGGCGCTGGAGAACTTTCCCAACATCGTGCGGATCGAGAGCCTCGATATCTCGCCTCGCCAAAACGGCACCCGCGACAACAGCCGCGGTTCGCTGGACATGACGATTACTCTGCGCGCTTACCTCTACCCCGAGGTAGAGCAGCCGAAGGCCGGCACCGAAGAGCCGGGCGGCGGAAAGAAGCCGACCACGTCGGTTGAACCCTCGACTCAGGCGCGCGGCGAAAAGACTTCCCGAGGAG
Coding sequences:
- the pilM gene encoding type IV pilus assembly protein PilM produces the protein MSRKQGSTLGIDIGHSAIKVAMVEPTSLGWKVSSAYTVDTPMGAVVDGVVVDVPLVGGILRALLKDNNLAGRLVNLSVASATVVVRTVAMPKMTAELLQKSIRFEAGRYIPNSIEDSYVEFEILGDLDETQMEVMLVAAPRDLVNSRIAACEAAGLEVEAVDLEPFAVYRALIESDSLYNWEEKTFALVDLGARTTNVSVVSKGRFMLTRTIPQGSNALSDALANFFKLSREDAESGKAQLDISPLAGDAVVEAAPLRVLQPHLEETLRELRRSLNFFTTQATEAGTPEAVTHMVLTGGGAELGGLTEYLSAKLGLKALKIGVMDNPRFTSGVSHDLGSGSNFTVASGLAMKSNEPAA
- a CDS encoding AAA family ATPase; its protein translation is MIVVNAETSYWAQWGLAEDPFAQGYDRRFVRLTNSLENALTLLYFTVQRNRGAACVTGETGSGKSTLLHHLKQVLVEEGAQVLAFSLRGLTPVQLLRTILQGLGCPAIADDVQLLRQAVHLELFERAERGPRTILMLDDVDAVEDPAILGLLDELTKARVGSKYLINCILAGGSTLVRNLSIHPEFFTRLAFQVQLAPLTAAEASDLIRDRFAAAGWKGESFPISVEAVELLHQKAAGNPGRICQWLHQAMANELCARAGVVDPFYLYQVFSHGETAA
- a CDS encoding helix-turn-helix domain-containing protein, translating into MNLFQRIFHHLDELHDYSPTPARKFSPKFDATPTTNPVAIEPEATPMETVMTSINADVSETITTTDRTDRLIQDAIRAAGVYDTTKPTQPINSAIVEATSPSLGTETMDSVSTTQDVETSAAGTNALQMGRILLELDLSPEQSMQLFSATLATKQSIMTLEEVAEMLRLETFEVAQLTRQGQLPGFVAGANLRYRRTDVEAFVASQLHAMRTETTPQNHVA
- a CDS encoding PilN domain-containing protein translates to MPNINLIREQRILVRAQRRKTKLVSAGALGISVLALGFLGMQWMNLSGKRAALVDAKQKHERIYPKVEQIDELTALVGKLEPKMQNLDDSQRATKRWFRILNHLAKNTPPDAWLTQIRSTQTMATEPVALTIQGISGGQGSAADMMNRLQASTDYEGVVLNYTNEEVSTDRTGIKFELTARVAGTAQPKPKEEEEKA
- the pilO gene encoding type 4a pilus biogenesis protein PilO; the protein is MKNTSNPTMIAVLAGVVVLGSIAGAISFMGDAGKNDREAKALLSQIREEATVDRELAAINERLQLCNKRLEHIVDERPEVAVSGLMTRLEQTGIANGLIVTGVRPKDDANKPAPNQGKEGDKPVRKDYDDQLIEVKGSGEYISARRFIEALENFPNIVRIESLDISPRQNGTRDNSRGSLDMTITLRAYLYPEVEQPKAGTEEPGGGKKPTTSVEPSTQARGEKTSRGEKNG